In Aegilops tauschii subsp. strangulata cultivar AL8/78 chromosome 3, Aet v6.0, whole genome shotgun sequence, one genomic interval encodes:
- the LOC109777514 gene encoding non-specific phospholipase C6: MPPPMGMRALLLLLLLAFAAGTSSAAPSGASPIKNVVVLALENRSFDHMLGWMRRLLGLPIDGLTGAECNADPTNSSLPPVCVSSDASLVVPDDPGHSFEDVLDQVFGFRPNSTAGAADQPAPPTMSGFVRSALSVNSLLSSAVMRGFTPSLLPAFSALAADFAVFDRWFSSLPGPTQPNRLFLYSATSHGAVAHDKWNLLRGYPQRTIFDSLAADGRRFNVYFKTIPTTLFYRNLRTVRAAAQSFHFYDSAFRDHARRGRLPALSVIEPRYFDLTGTPADDDHPAHDVANGQRLVKDVYDTLRASPQWNDTLLIVTYDEHGGFYDHVATPVAGVPSPDGLRGPVPFFFKFDRLGVRVPTMMVSPWIKKGTVVGRPPNGPTATSEYEHSSIPATIKKIFNLRSDFLTKRDEWAGTFEHIFTQLDQPRTDCPETLPEVPFERATPAKEHGILSDFQRELIELASFLNGDYMLTSSAQETQKKMTVKQADAYVRRAIEGFLQASKQARRLGANESAIVTMRSSLTSKSTTSSP, from the exons ATGCCGCCGCCGATGGGAATGCGGGCGCTTCTGCTGCTCCTGCTCCTTGCCTTCGCCGCCGGCACGTCCAGTGCCGCCCCTAGCGGAGCAAGCCCGATCAAGAACGTGGTGGTGCTGGCGCTGGAGAACCGGTCCTTCGACCACATGCTGGGCTGGATGCGCCGCCTGCTCGGCCTCCCCATCGACGGCCTCACCGGCGCCGAGTGCAACGCCGACCCCACCAACTCCTCCCTCCCGCCCGTCTGCGTCTCCTCCGACGCCTCCCTCGTCGTCCCCGACGACCCCGGCCACTCCTTCGAGGACGTGCTCGACCAGGTCTTCGGGTTCCGCCCCAACTCCACCGCCGGCGCCGCCGACCAGCCGGCTCCCCCCACCATGTCGGGCTTCGTGCGCTCCGCGCTCTCCGTCAACTCCCTGCTCTCCTCCGCCGTCATGCGGGGCTTCACCCCGTCCCTCCTCCCGGCCTTCTCCGCGCTCGCCGCCGACTTCGCCGTGTTCGACCGCTGGTTCTCCTCCCTCCCGGGCCCCACGCAGCCCAACCGCCTCTTCCTCTACTCCGCCACCTCCCACGGCGCCGTCGCCCACGACAAGTGGAACCTCCTCCGCGGCTACCCGCAGCGCACCATCTTCGACTCCCTCGCCGCCGATGGCCGCCGCTTCAACGTCTACTTCAAGACCATCCCCACCACCCTCTTCTACCGCAACCTTCGcaccgtgcgcgccgccgcccagAGCTTCCACTTCTACGACTCCGCATTCAGGGACCACGCCCGGAGGGGGCGGCTGCCAGCGCTGTCCGTCATCGAGCCCAGGTACTTCGACCTCACCGGCACGCCCGCCGACGACGACCACCCGGCACACGACGTCGCCAACGGGCAGAGGCTCGTCAAGGACGTCTACGATACGCTGCGGGCCAGCCCGCAGTGGAACGACACCCTGCTCATCGTCACCTACGACGAGCACGGCGGCTTCTACGACCACGTCGCCACTCCCGTCGCCGGCGTGCCCAGCCCCGACGGCCTCAGGGGCCCCGTGCCATTCTTCTTCAAGTTCGACCGGCTCGGGGTCAGGGTGCCCACAATGATGGTATCGCCGTGGATCAAGAAGGGGACGGTGGTGGGGCGGCCGCCGAACGGGCCGACGGCGACATCCGAGTACGAGCACTCCTCCATCCCGGCGACCATCAAGAAGATCTTCAACCTCAGATCTGATTTCCTCACCAAGAGAGACGAATGGGCAGGCACATTTGAGCACATCTTCACCCAACTCGACCAACCAAGGACAGATTGCCCAG AGACTTTGCCAGAAGTGCCATTTGAGAGAGCAACACCAGCGAAAGAGCACGGAATTCTCTCGGATTTCCAGCGTGAGCTCATCGAATTAGCAAGCTTCTTGAACGGCGACTACATGTTGACAAGTTCCGCTCAGGAGACGCAGAAAAAGATGACCGTGAAGCAGGCCGACGCATACGTGAGACGAGCCATCGAAGGTTTTCTGCAGGCAAGCAAGCAGGCCAGGCGATTAGGCGCAAATGAGTCTGCAATTGTTACCATGAGGTCATCTTTGACAAGTAAGAGTACCACCTCAAGTCCTTAA